The genomic interval CAACTATGGCCAGATACCGCAACCAACTTCCGCAACTCGGCCGCGGACTTTACCTCACCGATGGCGGCATCGAAACTACTCTAATCTTCCATGAAGGATTGGAGCTCCCGGACTTCGCTGCATTCCACCTGTTGAAGACGCCGAAAGGTGAAGCGGCGCTTCGCAAGTACTTTCGCATGTATGCGGAGATCGCGAAGCTGTTCGCCACCGGACTTGTTCTCGAGAGCGCGACTTGGCGGGCCAACGCGGACTGGGGAACACGGCTCGACTACACACCCGAGATGCTGGCCGATGCAAACCGTAGAGCGATCCATCTGCTCGAGGAGATTCGGGACGAGTACGAGACCGAACGGACTCGGGTGGTCATCAGCGGCTGTCTCGGTCCTCGCGGGGACGGTTATGTTCCCGATCGTGCCATGTCGGAGCAGGAAGCAGAGGCTTATCATCAGGCACAAGTCGAGACCCTTGCTGGTTCCTCTGCGGATATGGTGTGTGCCATCACCATGAACTACGTGGAGGAGGCGGT from Deltaproteobacteria bacterium carries:
- a CDS encoding homocysteine S-methyltransferase family protein, whose protein sequence is MARYRNQLPQLGRGLYLTDGGIETTLIFHEGLELPDFAAFHLLKTPKGEAALRKYFRMYAEIAKLFATGLVLESATWRANADWGTRLDYTPEMLADANRRAIHLLEEIRDEYETERTRVVISGCLGPRGDGYVPDRAMSEQEAEAYHQAQVETLAGSSADMVCAITMNYVEEAVGITRAAQRADMPVAISFTVETDGNLPTGQTLKAALEQVDEATSGYPCYYMINCAHPTHFEHVLTEDGLWLDRIGGLRANASRKSHAELNESPELDVGNPVELGMQYASLKQRLSRLNVMGGCCGTDHRHVEQIAEACSPLFRAAT